The following proteins are co-located in the Candidatus Methylomirabilota bacterium genome:
- a CDS encoding ribonuclease III domain-containing protein: MPEPAVADLEARLGHGFRDPELLVRALTHGSYAHEHPPAAHNETLAFLGDAVLGLVVAEMLAARSPADGPGVLTQQRAALVSAANLATWAIRLDLPAQLRLGRGEDQGGGRYKESILASALEAVVGAVYLDGGLHPARTLVARLAGS; this comes from the coding sequence GTGCCCGAGCCCGCGGTCGCCGACCTCGAGGCTCGGCTCGGGCATGGCTTCCGTGATCCCGAGCTCCTCGTGCGCGCCCTCACGCACGGCTCGTACGCCCACGAGCACCCCCCGGCGGCCCACAACGAGACGCTCGCCTTCCTGGGTGATGCCGTCCTCGGCTTGGTGGTGGCGGAGATGCTGGCCGCGCGGTCGCCGGCCGACGGTCCCGGAGTCCTGACTCAGCAGCGGGCGGCGCTCGTGTCGGCCGCCAACCTCGCGACGTGGGCGATCCGGCTCGACCTGCCCGCGCAGCTCAGGCTCGGCCGCGGCGAGGACCAGGGCGGAGGGCGCTACAAGGAGTCGATCCTGGCCAGTGCCCTCGAGGCGGTGGTGGGCGCCGTGTATCTCGACGGCGGCCTGCACCCGGCGCGCACCTTGGTCGCGCGACTGGCGGGGTCGTAG
- a CDS encoding site-2 protease family protein, whose protein sequence is MEFFLRGQVDDVLAVEQRQIWGHSVAFGGRLRVAPGSALASLEARLGPQGYTPFLREERGTTWIYALPRAEVTARPNPLVNLALFLGTVLTTLLAGALSFGNVPLADLMLSPTRLLAGLPFSASLLAILVVHEFGHYTVGRHHGMPITLPYFIPVPPPFLVGTLGAFIRLRGPVRDRRSLFDMAVAGPLAGLVVAVPLYAIGLQLSSVARLPAGDAGQGHYLQFGDAVLPKLIEWLVLGPLPPGHDVLLHPIGVAAWFGFFVTVLNLMPAGQLDGGHLVYALFGRWHGAISKAAVGGLLVLGIVVGSPTWLIWPALIVVLMGFHHGPPMDDITPLDGKRRALGVFALALLFVLLPPVPLAVR, encoded by the coding sequence ATGGAGTTCTTCCTGCGGGGGCAGGTCGATGACGTCCTGGCGGTCGAGCAGCGCCAGATCTGGGGGCACTCGGTCGCGTTCGGCGGCCGGCTCCGGGTGGCTCCGGGCTCCGCGCTCGCCTCTCTCGAAGCGCGGCTCGGACCCCAGGGGTACACGCCGTTCCTCCGCGAAGAGCGCGGCACGACCTGGATCTACGCGCTGCCGCGCGCGGAAGTGACCGCCCGTCCCAATCCCCTGGTGAACCTGGCCCTGTTCCTCGGTACCGTGCTCACGACCTTGCTCGCCGGCGCGCTGTCTTTCGGCAACGTCCCGCTCGCCGACCTCATGCTGAGCCCGACCCGGCTCCTTGCGGGGCTCCCCTTCTCGGCCTCACTTCTCGCGATCCTGGTCGTTCACGAGTTCGGACACTACACCGTGGGACGCCATCACGGGATGCCGATCACCCTGCCATACTTCATCCCCGTGCCCCCGCCCTTCCTGGTGGGGACACTGGGAGCCTTCATCCGGCTCCGGGGCCCCGTCCGGGATCGCCGGTCCCTCTTCGACATGGCCGTGGCGGGACCGCTGGCCGGGCTGGTGGTGGCGGTGCCCCTCTACGCAATCGGCCTCCAGCTCTCGTCGGTGGCCCGGCTGCCGGCCGGGGATGCCGGTCAGGGGCACTATCTCCAGTTCGGCGACGCGGTCCTTCCCAAGCTGATCGAATGGCTGGTGCTGGGTCCGCTCCCGCCCGGCCACGACGTCCTCCTCCACCCGATCGGCGTGGCCGCCTGGTTCGGCTTCTTCGTCACGGTGCTGAACCTGATGCCGGCCGGCCAGCTGGACGGGGGCCACCTCGTGTACGCGCTGTTCGGGCGGTGGCACGGCGCGATCTCGAAGGCGGCGGTCGGAGGGCTGCTCGTGCTGGGGATCGTCGTCGGCAGCCCGACCTGGCTCATCTGGCCCGCCCTGATCGTCGTCCTCATGGGCTTTCACCACGGCCCCCCCATGGACGACATCACCCCGCTGGACGGAAAGCGCCGGGCGCTCGGAGTCTTCGCGCTCGCCCTTCTCTTCGTGCTCCTCCCGCCGGTTCCGCTGGCGGTCCGGTAG
- a CDS encoding carbon-nitrogen hydrolase family protein, whose amino-acid sequence MRVALVQMNSQDDKAANLERAEGLIAQAAAWGPDLVVLPELWTYLGPRKRHAEVAEAIPGETSEFLGRLATRYRFWLVGGSYLEAVAGRERFFNTSLAFSPDGDVVARYRKLHLFDVEVDEKVYQESATMAPGDEVVVAPLGRVTVGLSICYDLRFPELYRRLVAQGARLITVPSAFTMETGKDHWEVLLRARAIENQAFVLAAAQCGSHPPAASCYGNAMVVDPWGVVLARAGYREGVVVADLDFGEQERIRQTLPAFRHRREDLFNF is encoded by the coding sequence GTGCGTGTCGCGCTGGTACAGATGAACAGTCAGGACGACAAGGCCGCGAACCTCGAGCGGGCCGAGGGGCTGATCGCGCAGGCGGCCGCCTGGGGGCCGGACCTCGTCGTTCTCCCGGAGCTCTGGACGTACCTCGGCCCGCGCAAGCGCCATGCCGAGGTGGCCGAGGCGATCCCCGGGGAGACCTCCGAGTTTCTGGGGCGGCTGGCGACCCGGTATCGCTTCTGGCTGGTGGGTGGGTCGTATCTGGAGGCCGTCGCCGGCCGCGAGCGCTTCTTCAACACGAGCCTCGCCTTCAGCCCCGACGGGGACGTCGTCGCGCGCTACCGGAAGCTCCACCTGTTCGACGTGGAGGTCGACGAGAAGGTCTATCAGGAGTCGGCCACCATGGCGCCCGGAGACGAGGTCGTCGTGGCCCCGCTCGGCCGGGTCACGGTGGGCCTCAGCATCTGCTACGACCTGCGCTTTCCGGAGCTCTACCGGCGGCTGGTCGCGCAGGGGGCGCGGCTCATCACCGTCCCCTCGGCCTTCACGATGGAGACCGGCAAGGACCACTGGGAAGTGCTGCTCCGCGCGCGGGCGATCGAGAATCAGGCCTTCGTGCTGGCGGCCGCTCAGTGTGGATCGCACCCACCGGCCGCGTCCTGTTACGGCAACGCGATGGTCGTGGATCCGTGGGGCGTGGTCCTGGCGCGGGCCGGCTACCGGGAGGGCGTCGTGGTCGCCGACCTCGACTTCGGCGAGCAGGAGCGGATCCGCCAGACGCTGCCCGCCTTCCGCCACCGGCGGGAGGATCTGTTCAACTTCTGA
- a CDS encoding glutamine synthetase family protein, whose protein sequence is MGGNLDPKELEALVRRDEIDTVLTVFPDTQGRLMGKRVVGRYFLDHVSGDGVHACAYLLTVDVDMEPLPGYKFASWATGYQDMKAVPDLSTLRRIPWLPKTALVFCDLYTEEGEPIEVSPRWILKRQLERARKSGYRVMVGSELELYIFKESFAEARARRYHDLTPVSQYLEDYHILQTTKEEGLVRTIRNGMEGAAVPVEFSKGEWGCGQEEINLRYAEALEMADRHSLYKHGVKEIAHAQGLSVTFMAKYDMGAAGSSFHLHSSLWDVAAKRNLFHDRGKRTGSVLFGHWLAGQMAMAREFAYFYAPYVNSYKRYQAGSFAPTRIVAGWDNRTCGFRLCGEGPGFRVENRIPGADANPYLAFAATIAAGLHGMAKKLKAPAMYEGNAYEDASLPQVPKTLREAIEELQGSRLAREAFGHDVVEHYLHSARLEQQAFDQAVTCWELTRNFERI, encoded by the coding sequence ATGGGCGGCAACCTCGACCCGAAGGAGCTCGAGGCGCTCGTCCGGCGGGACGAAATCGACACGGTCCTCACGGTCTTCCCCGATACGCAAGGCCGGCTCATGGGGAAGCGCGTCGTCGGCCGCTACTTCCTCGACCACGTGAGCGGGGACGGCGTCCATGCCTGCGCCTACCTCCTCACGGTGGACGTCGACATGGAGCCCTTGCCCGGCTACAAGTTCGCCTCCTGGGCCACGGGCTACCAGGACATGAAGGCCGTGCCCGACCTCTCGACCCTGCGGCGCATCCCGTGGCTGCCGAAGACGGCCCTCGTGTTCTGCGACCTCTATACCGAGGAGGGCGAGCCGATCGAGGTCAGCCCGCGGTGGATCCTCAAGCGTCAGCTCGAGCGCGCCCGGAAGTCGGGCTACCGGGTCATGGTCGGCTCCGAGCTCGAGCTCTACATCTTCAAAGAGTCCTTCGCGGAGGCGCGCGCCAGGCGGTACCACGACCTCACGCCGGTCTCCCAGTATCTCGAGGACTACCACATCCTGCAGACGACGAAGGAGGAAGGTCTGGTCCGGACGATCCGGAACGGGATGGAGGGGGCGGCGGTCCCCGTGGAGTTCTCGAAGGGGGAATGGGGGTGCGGCCAGGAAGAGATCAACCTGCGGTATGCCGAGGCGCTCGAGATGGCCGACCGGCACAGCCTCTACAAGCACGGCGTCAAGGAAATCGCCCACGCCCAGGGCCTGTCGGTCACCTTCATGGCCAAGTACGACATGGGGGCGGCCGGTTCGTCCTTCCACCTCCACTCGAGCCTCTGGGACGTGGCCGCCAAGCGCAACCTCTTCCACGACCGGGGCAAGCGGACGGGTTCGGTGTTGTTCGGCCACTGGCTGGCCGGACAGATGGCGATGGCGCGGGAGTTCGCGTACTTCTACGCGCCCTACGTCAACTCCTACAAGCGCTATCAAGCGGGCTCCTTCGCGCCGACCCGCATCGTCGCCGGGTGGGACAACCGGACGTGCGGGTTCCGGCTGTGCGGCGAGGGGCCGGGCTTCCGGGTGGAGAACCGCATCCCCGGCGCCGACGCCAACCCATACCTCGCCTTCGCGGCGACCATCGCGGCCGGTCTGCACGGGATGGCCAAGAAGCTCAAGGCTCCGGCCATGTACGAGGGAAACGCCTACGAGGACGCGAGCCTGCCGCAGGTTCCCAAGACGCTCCGGGAGGCGATCGAGGAGCTTCAGGGCTCTCGGCTCGCGCGAGAGGCGTTCGGGCATGATGTGGTGGAGCACTACCTCCACAGCGCCCGCCT